From Zingiber officinale cultivar Zhangliang chromosome 5B, Zo_v1.1, whole genome shotgun sequence, the proteins below share one genomic window:
- the LOC121986764 gene encoding uncharacterized protein LOC121986764 — MTKMRNYQHDTDVNPNLSPERMVGNLICNPTIVSEADASLSVGSALNCLSRPHTSCRAGVSVVEKTEASDIAASTVISGNGVNLSSKKSVNPNLEKSQEPLRVAEGAAANQNSGSVSDVKKFEDTGDQRYKDDMLPFDEELNNPNASFRFKTKKEHYQKMVFRHHYEDAIRNDGHTSMGSNSNQKATKNIDFFKETAESLMLEQKFEVHNKSYLHSDEYHGSNLKDESISSIGSNNQFGNDLSGSGVKTDYPIDGVRKGKIASSFSSTHSTDGDFDQNVQEASELLRQARIYMKSQTDEAALDALLYRSEKLLSVAVHLKPMSLLAVGQLGNAYLLHGELKLKISKQLRALLSKSDVILNEKSTVLRGKKLDTRILSRDNLTSALTDVCEECEELLGKAGRKYRMALTIDGSDIRALYNWGLALSYRAQLIADIGPEAAADADKVYMAAIDKFDAIVTKSNAYAPDALYRWGVALQQRSNLRRNNRGEKLKLLQQAKSLFEDVLYVESNNRLAREALSSCLLELDYHRKW; from the exons ATGACTAAGATGAGAAATTACCAGCACGACACTGATGTCAACCCGAATTTGTCGCCTGAGAGAATGGTCGGGAACCTCATATGCAACCCCAC TATCGTGTCGGAGGCTGACGCATCGCTTTCTGTCGGATCCGCGCTCAACTGTCTGTCTCGTCCCCACACG AGCTGTCGGGCAGGAGTCTCAGTTGTTGAAAAGACTGAAGCGAGTGATATTGCAGCATCAACTGTGATAAGTGGAAATGGTGTAAATTTATCTAGCAAAAAGTCTGTTAATCCGAATCTCGAAAAATCACAAGAACCCTTAAGAGTCGCAGAGGGCGCAGCAGCAAATCAAAATAGTGGATCAGTCAGTGATGTGAAGAAATTCGAAGACACCGGAGATCAAAGATATAAGGACGATATGTTGCCATTTGATGAAGAACTCAACAATCCGAATGCAAGTTTTCGGTTCAAGACAAAGAAAGAACACTACCAGAAAATGGTTTTCAGGCATCATTATGAAGATGCCATTCGGAATGATGGGCATACTTCTATGGGTAGTAATTCAAACCAGAAAGCTACAAAAAATATAGACTTCTTCAAAGAAACTGCAGAATCATTGATGTTAGAACAGAAATTTGAGGTACACAATAAGTCATATTTGCATTCTGATGAATATCATGGTAGCAATTTAAAGGATGAAAGCATAAGTAGCATTGGTTCTAACAACCAATTTGGCAATGATCTCAGTGGTTCAGGAGTGAAAACTGATTATCCAATTGACGGTGTTAGGAAAGGCAAGATTGCATCTTCGTTTTCTTCAACGCATTCAACTGATGGTGATTTTGATCAAAATGTCCAAGAAGCCTCAGAACTTCTAAGGCAGGCTAGGATATATATGAAGTCTCAAACCGATGAAGCAGCATTAGATGCCTTATTATACAGATCCGAGAAATTGCTTTCTGTGGCTGTTCATTTGAAGCCAATGAGTTTGCTGGCTGTAGGTCAGTTGGGTAATGCTTATCTTTTGCATGGAGAACTAAAATTGAAGATTAGCAAACAACTGAGAGCTCTCTTATCCAAAAGTGATGTCATTCTAAATGAAAAGTCAACTGTTTTAAGAGGTAAGAAATTGGATACAAGAATCTTAAGCAGAGACAACCTTACTTCTGCCCTTACTGATGTTTGTGAGGAGTGTGAAGAACTGCTAGGTAAGGCAGGAAGAAAGTATAGAATGGCTTTGACAATTGATGGGAGTGATATTCGAGCTCTATATAATTGGGGTCTTGCTCTGTCATATCGTGCACAATTGATTGCAGATATTGGACCA GAAGCAGCTGCTGATGCTGACAAGGTATACATGGCTGCAATAGATAAATTTGACGCTATTGTGACTAAGAGCAATGCTTATGCTCCAGATG CCTTGTACAGATGGGGTGTGGCCTTGCAGCAGCGATCCAACCTGCGTCGAAACAACAGAGGGGAAAAGCTGAAGCTTCTGCAACAGGCTAAGAGCCTGTTCGAAGATGTGCTATATGTGGAATCGAATAACCGGCTCGCAAGGGAAGCTCTTTCTTCCTGTCTTTTGGAACTCGATTACCATAGGAAGTGGTAA